One segment of Variovorax sp. PAMC28562 DNA contains the following:
- the rplO gene encoding 50S ribosomal protein L15 — MELNGIKPAAGAKHAKRRVGRGIGSGIGKTAGRGHKGQKSRAGGFHKVGFEGGQMPLQRRLPKRGFKSHLLKYNAEVTLTALEQLGLAEVDMLALKQAGLVSQMIKVVKIIKTGELTKAVKLTGVGATAGAKAAIEAAGGSVA; from the coding sequence ATGGAACTCAATGGCATCAAGCCGGCCGCCGGCGCCAAGCACGCAAAGCGTCGCGTTGGTCGCGGTATCGGCTCCGGTATCGGCAAGACCGCAGGTCGCGGTCACAAAGGTCAAAAGTCACGCGCAGGCGGCTTCCACAAGGTTGGTTTCGAAGGCGGTCAAATGCCTTTGCAACGGCGCTTGCCTAAGCGCGGCTTCAAGTCGCATCTGCTGAAGTACAACGCTGAAGTCACGCTGACTGCTCTCGAGCAACTCGGTCTGGCTGAAGTCGACATGCTGGCGCTCAAGCAAGCAGGTCTGGTCAGTCAGATGATCAAGGTCGTCAAGATCATCAAGACCGGCGAACTTACCAAGGCTGTCAAGCTGACGGGCGTGGGCGCTACTGCCGGCGCCAAGGCTGCAATTGAAGCTGCCGGCGGCAGCGTCGCCTGA
- a CDS encoding AMP-binding protein, which produces MSAQVDRFVHDRLPPAEQLPMFRYDLPELQLPDQLNLVEELLDKAAAKGFGDKPMLRSPQQTLTYAEAAVEVSRIAQVLVEDFGLVPGNRVLLRGGNSVAMALSWLAVVKAGMIAVASMPMLRAKELGEIIDKARPVLALCDGKLIAELETAQREYPSLLTIVAFNLPDDPASLSSLAAAKSGVFAACPTSADDVALLAFTSGTTGKPKAPVTTHRDVLAMCETWPRHILKARSDDIVIGSPPLAFTFGLGGLLVYPMWAGSSVYFHDAPYTPEGVVKLINEIGATICYTAPTFYRQMAPFAKQQGVPSMRTCVSAGEALPDATRQLWKDATGIEMLDGIGGTEVFHIYISAANHEVRRGAIGKAVPGFTAKVVDDEGNEVLRGTVGKLAIIGPVGCRYLDDARQTEYVKNGWNYPGDAFMQDDDGYFFYQARADDMIVTAGYNVGGPEVEDALLKHRAVAECGVVGKADADRGTIVKAYCVLKPGETGDAALVKALQDHVKATIAPYKYPREIEFVTVLPRTETGKLQRFRLRQIP; this is translated from the coding sequence TTGAGTGCGCAAGTGGATCGATTCGTGCACGACCGGTTACCGCCGGCTGAGCAATTGCCGATGTTTCGGTACGACTTACCCGAGTTGCAGTTGCCCGACCAGTTGAACTTGGTCGAAGAGCTGCTCGACAAGGCAGCGGCCAAAGGCTTCGGCGACAAACCGATGCTGCGTTCACCTCAGCAGACGCTGACGTATGCCGAGGCTGCAGTTGAGGTCAGCCGCATCGCACAGGTGCTTGTCGAAGACTTCGGACTGGTGCCGGGTAACCGCGTGCTGCTGCGTGGTGGCAACTCGGTCGCCATGGCGCTATCGTGGCTGGCCGTGGTGAAGGCCGGCATGATCGCCGTGGCGAGTATGCCGATGCTGCGCGCCAAGGAGTTGGGCGAAATCATCGACAAGGCGCGGCCTGTGCTCGCTCTGTGCGACGGCAAGCTGATCGCTGAGCTGGAAACGGCGCAGCGCGAATATCCGTCGCTGTTGACCATCGTTGCGTTCAACCTTCCGGACGATCCCGCGTCTTTGTCGTCGCTCGCTGCGGCCAAGAGCGGCGTCTTCGCGGCGTGTCCGACGTCGGCGGACGATGTCGCGCTGTTGGCGTTTACGTCGGGCACGACAGGCAAGCCGAAGGCGCCTGTAACGACGCATCGCGACGTGCTCGCCATGTGCGAGACCTGGCCGCGGCATATCCTCAAGGCTCGCAGCGACGACATCGTGATCGGCTCGCCGCCGCTGGCATTCACCTTCGGGCTCGGCGGGCTGCTGGTGTATCCGATGTGGGCGGGCTCTTCTGTCTACTTTCACGATGCGCCATACACGCCTGAAGGCGTGGTCAAGCTGATCAACGAGATCGGCGCGACCATCTGCTACACAGCCCCGACTTTCTACCGGCAGATGGCACCGTTTGCAAAGCAGCAAGGCGTGCCGTCGATGCGCACCTGCGTAAGCGCCGGTGAAGCTTTGCCCGATGCGACTCGCCAACTCTGGAAAGACGCGACGGGCATCGAGATGCTCGACGGCATCGGTGGCACCGAGGTCTTCCACATTTATATTTCGGCGGCGAACCACGAGGTGCGGCGCGGCGCGATCGGCAAAGCCGTGCCCGGCTTCACCGCGAAAGTTGTGGACGATGAAGGCAACGAGGTGCTGCGCGGCACTGTCGGCAAGCTGGCGATCATCGGCCCGGTGGGTTGCCGCTACCTCGACGATGCGCGCCAGACCGAGTACGTGAAGAACGGCTGGAACTACCCCGGCGATGCGTTCATGCAGGACGACGACGGCTACTTTTTCTACCAGGCACGCGCCGACGACATGATCGTGACCGCGGGCTATAACGTCGGCGGCCCCGAGGTCGAAGACGCGCTGCTGAAACACCGTGCGGTTGCGGAGTGCGGCGTGGTCGGCAAGGCCGACGCCGACCGCGGAACCATCGTCAAGGCCTATTGCGTGTTGAAGCCGGGCGAGACCGGTGACGCGGCGCTCGTCAAGGCGTTGCAAGACCATGTCAAGGCGACCATAGCGCCGTATAAATACCCGAGGGAGATCGAGTTCGTCACGGTGCTGCCTCGCACCGAAACGGGCAAGCTCCAACGATTTCGACTCAGACAAATACCATGA
- the rplQ gene encoding 50S ribosomal protein L17: MRHGHGLRKLNRTSSHRLAMLQNMMNSLIEHEVIKTTLPKAKELRRVIEPMITLAKKPTLANKRLAFDRLRDRNSVVKLFADLGPRYNTRPGGYTRILKMGFRVGDNAPMALVELVDRPEIKEDASAEQNAAE; this comes from the coding sequence ATGCGCCACGGTCACGGCCTCCGCAAACTCAATCGCACCAGCTCGCATCGTCTTGCGATGCTGCAAAACATGATGAACTCGCTCATCGAGCACGAGGTCATCAAGACCACGCTGCCGAAGGCGAAAGAACTGCGTCGCGTCATCGAGCCGATGATCACGCTGGCCAAGAAGCCGACGCTTGCGAACAAGCGCCTTGCATTCGACCGTCTTCGCGATCGCAACAGCGTCGTCAAGCTTTTCGCCGACCTTGGCCCGCGCTACAACACGCGTCCCGGTGGCTACACGCGCATCCTGAAAATGGGTTTCCGCGTCGGCGACAACGCACCGATGGCGCTGGTTGAGTTGGTCGATCGCCCAGAGATCAAAGAAGATGCGTCTGCCGAGCAGAACGCCGCTGAATAA
- the rplR gene encoding 50S ribosomal protein L18, whose translation MLTKKAQRLRRSRQTRIRIATQGVARLTVNRTNLHIYATVISDDGSKVIATASTAEAEVRTSLGGAGKGGNAAAATAVGKRIAEKAKAAGVDKVAFDRAGFAYHGRVKALAEAAREAGLQF comes from the coding sequence ATGTTGACCAAAAAAGCACAGCGTCTGCGCCGCTCGCGCCAGACCCGCATTCGTATCGCGACCCAGGGCGTTGCCCGTCTCACGGTGAACCGCACCAACCTGCACATCTACGCCACGGTCATTTCCGACGACGGCTCCAAGGTGATTGCGACTGCATCGACGGCCGAAGCCGAAGTTCGCACGTCGTTAGGCGGCGCAGGCAAGGGCGGCAACGCCGCTGCCGCTACCGCGGTTGGCAAGCGCATCGCTGAAAAGGCGAAAGCGGCCGGCGTTGACAAGGTCGCTTTCGACCGTGCAGGTTTTGCGTACCACGGCCGCGTCAAGGCGTTGGCTGAAGCGGCACGCGAAGCCGGCCTGCAGTTCTAA
- a CDS encoding acyl-CoA dehydrogenase family protein, translated as MSAFASPPAPPSTAHLALPFFGNEHRALADDLLPWAAAQRVDERDDRAACREWVRKLGDGGWLRYCVPATSGGALERLDSRALVLLRETLAFHSPLADFAFAMQGLGSGAITLAGTQAHHAEYLTAVASGRKIAAFALSEPEAGSDVGAMAMRATATVDGWRLDGEKTWISNGGIADFYCVFAKTEPSAGTRGITAFIVDATLSGLDASEHIEVMAPHPLATLRFEDCRVPREAQLGDRNGGFKLAMRTLDIFRASVAAAALGMGRRALAEAVHHAQHRKMFGQTLADFQLTQAKLGEMAALIDSAALLTYRAAWMRDDAEQRGATAVGDVSAAAAMAKMCATENASRVIDMALQMHGGLGVKVGTKVESLYRDIRSLRIYEGATEVQQLIIGKSVLKG; from the coding sequence ATGTCAGCCTTCGCCTCGCCTCCGGCACCACCTTCGACCGCACACCTTGCGTTGCCTTTTTTTGGCAATGAGCACCGTGCGCTAGCGGACGACCTTTTGCCATGGGCTGCGGCACAGCGTGTGGACGAGCGAGATGACCGCGCAGCCTGCCGTGAGTGGGTGCGCAAGCTGGGCGATGGCGGCTGGCTGCGTTACTGCGTGCCCGCGACCTCGGGCGGTGCATTGGAGCGACTGGATTCGCGCGCGCTCGTGTTGCTGCGCGAGACACTGGCTTTCCATTCGCCGCTTGCCGACTTCGCGTTTGCGATGCAGGGCCTGGGCAGCGGTGCCATCACATTGGCTGGCACGCAAGCACATCACGCCGAGTACCTGACCGCGGTCGCTAGCGGTCGCAAGATCGCCGCGTTCGCGCTGAGCGAGCCCGAAGCTGGCTCGGACGTCGGAGCAATGGCCATGCGAGCAACCGCCACTGTCGATGGCTGGCGACTCGACGGCGAAAAGACCTGGATCAGCAACGGCGGCATCGCCGACTTCTACTGCGTTTTCGCAAAAACAGAACCGAGCGCCGGGACGCGGGGCATCACGGCGTTCATCGTCGATGCGACGCTCTCGGGCCTCGACGCTTCCGAGCACATCGAAGTGATGGCGCCGCATCCGCTGGCCACACTTCGCTTCGAAGATTGCCGCGTGCCTCGCGAGGCACAGCTGGGCGACCGGAACGGCGGCTTCAAGCTGGCCATGCGTACGCTCGATATCTTTCGCGCGTCCGTCGCAGCGGCCGCACTTGGCATGGGGCGGCGCGCCCTGGCCGAAGCGGTGCACCATGCCCAGCATCGAAAAATGTTCGGCCAGACGCTGGCAGACTTTCAACTGACGCAAGCCAAGCTCGGCGAGATGGCAGCGCTGATCGACAGCGCCGCCCTGCTCACCTACCGCGCTGCGTGGATGCGCGACGACGCCGAACAACGCGGCGCAACGGCTGTCGGCGACGTTTCTGCAGCCGCCGCCATGGCCAAGATGTGCGCTACCGAAAACGCGAGCCGCGTGATCGACATGGCGTTGCAGATGCACGGCGGCCTCGGCGTGAAAGTGGGCACGAAAGTTGAGAGTCTGTACCGCGACATCCGGTCGTTGCGCATCTACGAGGGCGCGACCGAGGTACAGCAATTGATCATCGGCAAGTCTGTCCTCAAGGGATGA
- a CDS encoding DNA-directed RNA polymerase subunit alpha, producing the protein MQTTLLKPKTIQVEQLAPNKAKVTLEPFERGYGHTLGNALRRVLLSSMVGYSATEVTIAGVLHEYSSIDGVQEDVVNILLNLKGVVFKLHNRDEVTLSLRKDGEGPVLASDIQTPHDVEIINPDHVIAHLSQGGKLDMQIKVEKGRGYVPGTMRRYADEPTKSIGRIVLDASFSPVKRVSYTVESARVEQRTDLDKLLVEIETNGAITAEDAVRASAKILVEQLAVFAQLEGGELAAFDTPAPRSAQQFDPILLRPVDELELTVRSANCLKAENIYYIGDLIQRTENELLKTPNLGRKSLNEIKEVLASRGLTLGMKLESWPPAGLDKR; encoded by the coding sequence ATGCAAACCACCCTGCTGAAACCCAAGACCATCCAGGTCGAGCAACTTGCGCCGAACAAGGCCAAGGTTACTCTCGAACCTTTCGAGCGGGGCTACGGCCACACGCTCGGCAATGCGCTGCGCCGCGTTCTGCTGTCGTCCATGGTCGGCTATTCGGCCACCGAAGTGACTATTGCCGGCGTTCTGCACGAATACTCGTCAATCGACGGTGTGCAAGAAGACGTCGTCAATATTTTGTTGAACCTCAAGGGTGTGGTGTTCAAGCTCCACAACCGCGACGAAGTCACGTTGAGTCTGCGCAAGGACGGCGAAGGCCCGGTGTTGGCTTCTGACATTCAGACGCCGCACGACGTTGAAATCATCAACCCGGATCACGTGATCGCGCACCTGTCGCAAGGTGGCAAGCTCGATATGCAGATCAAGGTCGAAAAGGGCCGCGGTTACGTTCCGGGAACGATGCGCCGCTATGCGGATGAGCCGACGAAGTCGATTGGCCGCATCGTGCTCGACGCATCGTTCTCGCCAGTCAAGCGCGTGAGCTACACCGTCGAAAGCGCTCGTGTAGAACAGCGCACCGATCTGGACAAGCTGCTTGTCGAGATCGAAACGAACGGGGCGATCACCGCTGAGGACGCAGTGCGCGCTTCGGCGAAGATCCTGGTCGAACAACTCGCAGTGTTCGCACAGCTCGAAGGTGGCGAACTTGCCGCTTTCGACACCCCAGCGCCGCGCAGTGCACAGCAGTTCGATCCGATCCTGCTGCGTCCGGTCGACGAACTTGAGCTCACAGTGCGTTCGGCGAACTGCCTGAAGGCCGAGAACATCTACTACATCGGTGACCTGATTCAGCGTACCGAAAACGAGTTGCTCAAGACCCCGAATCTGGGTCGTAAGTCGCTCAACGAGATCAAGGAAGTCCTCGCTTCGCGCGGCCTGACCTTGGGTATGAAGCTCGAAAGCTGGCCGCCGGCCGGCCTCGACAAGCGTTAA
- the secY gene encoding preprotein translocase subunit SecY — protein MATNAATLAKTGKFGDLRRRLVFLLLALVVYRVGAHIPVPGINPDQLAQLFQGQQGGILSLFNMFSGGALSRFTVFALGIMPYISASIIMQLMTYVLPTFEQMKKEGESGRRKITQYTRYGALGLAMFQSFSIAVALESSAGLVIAPGFGFRITAMVSLTAGSMFLMWLGEQITERGLGNGISILIFAGIAAGLPNAVGGLLELVRTGAMNVIVALFIVAVVAGVTYFVVFVERGQRKILVNYARRQVGNKVYGGQSSHLPLKLNMAGVIPPIFASSIILLPATVVGWLSTGEGGFRWIKDVAGALRPGEPIYVLLYAAAIVFFCFFYTALVFNSRETADNLKKSGAFIPGIRPGDQTARYIDKILVRLTLAGAVYITFVCLLPEFLILKYNVPFYFGGTSLLIIVVVTMDFMAQVQNYMMSQQYESLLKKANFKTS, from the coding sequence GTGGCAACTAACGCGGCAACGCTCGCAAAAACAGGCAAGTTCGGCGACCTCCGTCGTCGGCTCGTTTTTTTGCTGCTCGCCCTCGTGGTCTATCGCGTCGGTGCGCACATCCCTGTTCCGGGCATCAATCCTGATCAGTTGGCGCAGTTGTTTCAAGGTCAGCAGGGTGGCATCCTGAGCCTATTCAACATGTTCTCGGGCGGTGCGTTGTCGCGCTTCACCGTGTTCGCCTTGGGGATCATGCCGTACATTTCGGCGTCGATCATCATGCAGTTGATGACCTATGTGTTGCCCACCTTCGAGCAAATGAAGAAGGAAGGCGAATCGGGACGTCGCAAGATCACTCAGTACACGCGTTATGGCGCGCTTGGTCTCGCAATGTTCCAGTCGTTCAGCATTGCGGTCGCGCTGGAATCCTCTGCGGGCCTGGTCATTGCACCTGGTTTCGGTTTCCGCATCACTGCGATGGTGAGTCTCACGGCAGGTTCGATGTTCCTGATGTGGCTCGGCGAGCAGATCACTGAGCGTGGTCTTGGCAACGGCATTTCTATCCTGATCTTTGCTGGCATTGCGGCGGGGTTGCCGAACGCGGTGGGGGGCTTGCTTGAGCTGGTTCGTACCGGCGCCATGAACGTGATCGTCGCTTTGTTCATCGTCGCCGTTGTGGCGGGTGTGACTTACTTCGTGGTGTTCGTGGAACGCGGTCAGCGGAAGATTCTTGTGAACTACGCCCGCCGACAGGTTGGGAACAAGGTCTACGGCGGCCAATCGTCCCACTTGCCGCTCAAACTGAATATGGCCGGCGTGATCCCGCCGATCTTTGCTTCGTCGATCATTTTGCTTCCGGCAACAGTAGTCGGTTGGCTGAGCACAGGTGAAGGTGGCTTCCGTTGGATCAAGGACGTGGCTGGCGCGCTGCGTCCGGGTGAACCGATCTACGTGCTGCTGTATGCCGCTGCAATCGTGTTCTTCTGTTTCTTCTACACAGCCTTGGTGTTCAACAGCCGCGAGACGGCCGACAACCTCAAGAAAAGCGGCGCCTTCATTCCTGGCATTCGCCCGGGTGATCAAACGGCCCGCTATATCGACAAGATTCTGGTTCGCCTGACGTTGGCCGGCGCGGTGTACATCACCTTCGTTTGCTTGCTGCCCGAGTTCCTGATTCTGAAATACAACGTGCCGTTTTATTTCGGTGGGACCTCTCTGTTGATCATCGTGGTCGTCACGATGGACTTCATGGCCCAGGTACAGAACTACATGATGTCTCAGCAGTATGAATCGCTGCTCAAGAAGGCGAACTTCAAGACGTCGTAG
- the rpmJ gene encoding 50S ribosomal protein L36, with protein sequence MRVSASVKPICRNCKVIRRKGVVRVICTDPRHKQRQG encoded by the coding sequence ATGAGAGTTTCGGCTTCGGTCAAACCCATCTGCCGTAATTGCAAGGTCATCCGCCGTAAAGGCGTGGTGCGTGTGATTTGTACCGACCCGCGCCACAAGCAGCGCCAGGGTTGA
- the rpmD gene encoding 50S ribosomal protein L30, whose protein sequence is MTTQQTTLKVTLVKSPIGTKESHRATVRGLGLRKINSVSELQDTPAVRGMINKISYLVKVL, encoded by the coding sequence ATGACGACGCAACAAACAACCCTCAAGGTGACCTTAGTGAAGAGCCCGATCGGCACCAAGGAATCGCATCGCGCTACCGTGCGTGGCCTCGGCCTGCGCAAGATCAACAGCGTGAGTGAGCTGCAAGATACGCCCGCAGTGCGCGGCATGATCAACAAGATCAGTTATCTGGTCAAAGTTCTGTAA
- the rpsK gene encoding 30S ribosomal protein S11, whose amino-acid sequence MAKAPANNAAQRVRKKVRKNVADGIAHVHASFNNTIITITDRQGNALSWASSGGQGFKGSRKSTPFAAQVASEVAGRAAVEQGIKNLDVEIKGPGPGRESSVRALAALGIRINSIADVTPVPHNGCRPQKRRRI is encoded by the coding sequence ATGGCTAAAGCTCCTGCAAACAACGCCGCACAGCGCGTTCGCAAGAAGGTTCGCAAGAACGTCGCGGACGGCATCGCTCACGTGCACGCCTCGTTCAACAACACCATCATCACGATTACCGATCGTCAGGGCAACGCCCTGTCATGGGCTTCGTCGGGTGGCCAAGGCTTCAAAGGCTCGCGCAAGTCGACGCCTTTCGCTGCGCAGGTCGCGTCCGAAGTGGCGGGCCGTGCTGCTGTCGAACAAGGCATTAAGAACCTCGACGTCGAGATCAAGGGCCCTGGTCCCGGTCGCGAATCGTCGGTGCGCGCTTTGGCTGCGCTGGGCATTCGGATTAATTCCATTGCCGATGTGACGCCAGTTCCGCATAACGGCTGCCGCCCTCAAAAGCGTCGCCGGATCTGA
- the rpsE gene encoding 30S ribosomal protein S5 yields MAKIQARTQNEGPEDGLREKMIAINRVTKVVKGGRILGFAALTVVGDGDGKVGMGKGKSKEVPAAVQKAMEEARRNLFKISIKNGTLHHRVTGHHGAASVVMIPAPKGTGIIAGGPMRAVFEVLGITDIVAKSHGSSNPYNMVRATLDGLKNSTTASQVAAKRGLTVEEIFA; encoded by the coding sequence ATGGCAAAAATTCAAGCACGCACCCAGAACGAAGGACCGGAAGACGGTCTGCGCGAGAAGATGATCGCGATCAACCGCGTCACCAAGGTGGTGAAGGGTGGTCGGATCCTCGGTTTTGCAGCACTCACCGTGGTCGGTGACGGCGACGGCAAGGTCGGCATGGGCAAGGGCAAATCGAAGGAAGTGCCGGCTGCAGTGCAAAAGGCTATGGAAGAAGCGCGTCGCAACCTCTTCAAGATTTCGATCAAGAACGGCACACTGCATCATCGCGTGACCGGTCACCATGGCGCTGCATCGGTTGTCATGATTCCGGCCCCAAAGGGCACGGGCATCATCGCTGGTGGCCCGATGCGCGCTGTGTTCGAAGTCCTGGGTATTACCGACATCGTGGCCAAGAGCCATGGTTCGTCAAACCCCTACAACATGGTTCGCGCCACGCTCGACGGTCTGAAGAACTCGACCACGGCATCGCAAGTCGCTGCCAAGCGTGGCCTGACCGTCGAAGAAATCTTCGCGTAA
- the rpsM gene encoding 30S ribosomal protein S13: MARIAGINIPPHKHAEIGLTAIFGIGRTRARQICEASGIEYSKKIKDLTDGDLEKIRDQIALFTIEGDLRRETTMNIKRLMDIGCYRGFRHRRGLPMRGQRTRTNARTRKGPRKAAQSLKK; encoded by the coding sequence ATGGCACGTATTGCTGGCATTAACATTCCACCGCACAAGCACGCTGAAATTGGCCTGACCGCCATTTTTGGTATCGGTCGCACGCGCGCCCGTCAAATCTGTGAAGCGAGCGGTATCGAATATTCGAAGAAGATCAAAGATCTGACCGACGGCGATCTCGAAAAGATCCGCGATCAGATTGCGCTCTTCACCATCGAAGGCGATCTGCGCCGCGAGACCACGATGAACATCAAGCGATTGATGGACATCGGTTGCTATCGTGGCTTTCGCCATCGTCGCGGCCTGCCGATGCGCGGCCAGCGCACGCGCACCAATGCCCGTACCCGCAAGGGTCCGCGCAAGGCCGCGCAGTCCCTGAAGAAATAA
- a CDS encoding RidA family protein: MMKFLQPPGWTAPKGYANGIAARGTTIFVGGQIGWNAQQRFESDDFIVQTGQALRNVAEVLREAGAGPEHMVRMTWYISDRDEYNARLSELGPVYRDAMGRNFPAMTCVQVAALVEARAKVEIEVTAVLPD, from the coding sequence ATGATGAAATTCCTTCAACCGCCGGGCTGGACGGCACCCAAAGGATATGCGAATGGCATCGCTGCGCGCGGCACGACCATTTTCGTTGGCGGCCAGATCGGCTGGAACGCGCAGCAGCGGTTCGAGAGCGACGACTTCATAGTCCAGACCGGTCAAGCACTGCGCAACGTCGCCGAGGTGCTCCGTGAAGCCGGTGCCGGGCCAGAGCACATGGTTCGGATGACCTGGTACATCAGCGATCGCGACGAATACAACGCACGGCTCAGCGAGTTGGGGCCGGTGTATCGCGATGCGATGGGCCGCAACTTTCCGGCAATGACGTGTGTGCAGGTCGCCGCGCTGGTTGAAGCGCGAGCGAAAGTGGAAATCGAAGTGACCGCGGTTCTGCCGGACTGA
- the rpsH gene encoding 30S ribosomal protein S8, translating into MSMSDPIADLLTRIRNAQMVAKPNVSIPSSKVKVAIAQVLKDEGYIDGFEVKTESGKSELVITLKYYAGRPVIERIERVSRPGLRVYKGSAAIPQVQNGLGVAIVTTPQGVMTDRKARATGVGGEVLCYVA; encoded by the coding sequence ATGAGCATGAGTGATCCCATTGCCGACCTGCTGACGCGTATCCGTAACGCGCAGATGGTGGCGAAGCCCAATGTGTCGATTCCATCTTCCAAAGTGAAGGTCGCGATCGCACAGGTGCTGAAAGACGAAGGCTATATCGATGGTTTCGAGGTCAAGACCGAGTCGGGTAAGTCCGAACTGGTCATCACCTTGAAGTATTACGCTGGTCGCCCGGTCATCGAGCGCATCGAGCGTGTGAGCCGTCCCGGTCTGCGCGTCTACAAGGGCAGCGCTGCCATTCCACAAGTCCAGAACGGCCTCGGCGTCGCCATCGTCACTACCCCACAGGGCGTGATGACCGACCGCAAGGCGCGCGCTACCGGTGTCGGTGGCGAAGTCCTGTGCTACGTCGCCTAA
- the rpsD gene encoding 30S ribosomal protein S4 encodes MARYLGPKAKLSRREGTDLFLKSARRSIQDKAKFDSKPGQHGRTSGQRTSDFGLQLREKQKVKRMYGVLEKQFRRYFEEADRRRGNTGANLLFLLECRLDNVVYRMGFGSTRAEARQLVSHKAITVNGQSVNIPSYLVKTGDVIAVRDKSKKQTRIAEALQLAQQVGMPAWVEVNADKGEGTFKKVPDRDEFAADINESLIVELYSR; translated from the coding sequence GTGGCACGCTACCTCGGCCCCAAGGCCAAACTTTCCCGCCGTGAAGGCACTGACCTATTCCTGAAGAGCGCTCGCCGTTCGATTCAAGACAAGGCCAAGTTCGATTCCAAGCCCGGCCAGCACGGCCGCACTTCGGGTCAGCGCACCTCGGACTTCGGTCTGCAACTGCGTGAGAAGCAGAAGGTCAAGCGCATGTACGGCGTGCTTGAAAAGCAGTTTCGCCGCTACTTCGAAGAAGCCGATCGCCGCCGCGGCAACACGGGTGCCAATCTCCTGTTCTTGCTGGAATGCCGGCTGGATAACGTTGTCTATCGCATGGGGTTTGGCTCGACCCGCGCTGAAGCACGCCAACTCGTGTCGCACAAGGCGATCACGGTGAATGGCCAGTCAGTCAACATCCCGTCGTACCTGGTCAAGACCGGCGACGTGATTGCTGTGCGCGACAAGTCGAAGAAGCAGACCCGGATTGCCGAAGCGTTGCAGTTGGCTCAGCAAGTCGGCATGCCGGCTTGGGTCGAGGTCAACGCCGACAAGGGCGAAGGCACCTTCAAGAAGGTTCCTGACCGCGACGAATTCGCAGCCGACATCAACGAATCGCTGATCGTCGAACTGTATTCGCGTTAA
- the rplF gene encoding 50S ribosomal protein L6, which yields MSRVGKMPVAIPAGVDVSIKDDQISVKGSGGTLSLHRNVLVKVVSNDGKLNFEPANDSREANAMSGTLRQLVNNMVVGVTKGFEKKLNLVGVGYKAAASNNKLNLQVGYSHPVNIDMPQGITVTTATPTEIVIKGADRQRVGQIAAEIRAVRPPEPYKGKGIRYSDEKIVIKETKKK from the coding sequence ATGTCCCGCGTAGGAAAAATGCCCGTCGCCATCCCCGCAGGTGTGGATGTGTCGATCAAGGATGACCAGATCAGCGTCAAAGGCTCGGGCGGAACGCTCAGCCTGCATCGCAATGTGTTGGTCAAAGTCGTCAGCAATGACGGCAAGCTCAATTTCGAGCCCGCCAACGATTCGCGTGAAGCGAATGCGATGAGCGGCACGTTGCGCCAGCTGGTCAACAACATGGTTGTCGGCGTCACCAAGGGCTTCGAAAAGAAGCTCAATTTGGTCGGTGTCGGCTACAAGGCCGCTGCATCCAATAACAAGTTGAATCTGCAAGTCGGTTACTCGCACCCGGTCAATATCGACATGCCTCAAGGCATCACGGTAACCACTGCGACCCCGACTGAAATCGTGATCAAGGGTGCCGATCGCCAACGCGTCGGCCAGATCGCCGCCGAGATCCGCGCTGTTCGTCCGCCTGAGCCTTACAAGGGTAAGGGCATCCGATATTCGGACGAGAAGATCGTGATCAAAGAGACCAAGAAGAAATAA